Proteins encoded together in one Oxalobacteraceae sp. CFBP 8761 window:
- a CDS encoding efflux RND transporter periplasmic adaptor subunit, whose protein sequence is MNKQQTRIIVIMLAIALALAAFVMLRDRAQPAGAEHDEHAEQGEHAEEKEGTHADDGVIHFTPNQITVAGITVATAGPKHLDTFIRMPGQIALNEDRTAHVTPRAAGSVRDVSADLGQQVRKDQVLASIASADIAGQRGALTAAQKRVDYARRTVATERTLWEEKITARQDLLKAEQELVEAEVARDTVRQQLQALGAAGGGGSNLLAIRAPFDGIIVEKHITLGEVVGADTRVFTLTDLSTVWADVVVPARDLDIVRVGTTAVIRSIASDTTAPGKVSFVSSLVGEASRSAKARVVLANPGAAWRPGLAVNVDIVTGSSDVPVAVAREAIQTVDTRQVVYKRVKEGFIAQPVSTGRADARFIEITAGLNPGDTYAASGSFTVKAEQGKGEASHEH, encoded by the coding sequence ATGAACAAGCAGCAAACCCGCATCATCGTCATCATGCTGGCCATCGCGCTGGCGCTGGCCGCCTTTGTCATGCTGCGCGACCGCGCGCAGCCGGCAGGCGCCGAGCATGACGAACACGCCGAACAGGGCGAACACGCCGAAGAAAAAGAAGGAACACACGCCGACGACGGCGTCATTCACTTTACGCCGAACCAGATCACCGTGGCCGGCATCACCGTTGCCACGGCCGGCCCGAAGCACCTGGACACCTTCATCCGCATGCCGGGCCAGATCGCGCTGAACGAAGACCGTACCGCCCACGTCACGCCGCGCGCGGCTGGTTCAGTGCGCGACGTCAGCGCCGACCTGGGCCAGCAGGTACGCAAGGACCAGGTCCTGGCCAGCATCGCCAGTGCCGACATCGCCGGCCAGCGCGGCGCGCTGACGGCGGCGCAAAAGCGCGTGGACTATGCGCGCCGGACCGTGGCGACCGAGCGCACACTGTGGGAAGAAAAGATCACGGCGCGCCAGGATCTGCTGAAAGCCGAGCAGGAACTGGTCGAGGCCGAAGTCGCGCGCGATACCGTGCGCCAGCAACTGCAAGCGCTGGGCGCTGCGGGTGGCGGCGGCTCGAATCTGCTCGCCATCCGCGCGCCGTTCGACGGCATCATCGTCGAAAAGCACATCACGCTGGGCGAAGTGGTGGGCGCCGATACGCGCGTGTTCACGCTGACCGACCTGTCGACCGTGTGGGCCGACGTGGTGGTGCCGGCACGTGACCTGGACATCGTGCGCGTCGGTACGACCGCCGTGATCCGTTCGATTGCCTCGGATACGACGGCGCCCGGCAAGGTGAGCTTTGTCAGTTCGCTGGTGGGCGAGGCGTCGCGCTCGGCCAAGGCGCGCGTGGTGCTGGCCAATCCGGGCGCCGCGTGGCGGCCAGGCCTGGCCGTGAACGTCGACATCGTGACCGGCTCGAGCGACGTGCCAGTGGCGGTCGCGCGCGAGGCAATCCAGACCGTCGATACACGGCAGGTAGTCTACAAGCGCGTCAAGGAAGGCTTCATCGCGCAGCCTGTCAGCACCGGCCGCGCGGATGCACGCTTCATCGAGATCACGGCCGGCCTGAATCCGGGCGACACCTACGCCGCCAGCGGCAGCTTCACAGTCAAGGCCGAACAGGGCAAGGGCGAGGCCAGCCATGAACACTGA